A genome region from Deltaproteobacteria bacterium includes the following:
- a CDS encoding uracil phosphoribosyltransferase, which translates to MRDAQYARLRYFPPQIDHRYGDAVHILADPLALNLLAQLCAKGTVQPRVNQLVKRLYTTLLHHVVAAEFPVADLEVPTRMIDVVPEGVWRGPAIDAATRAVVVAVARAGIMPSQVAYDYLNETVAPEGVRQDHLSLARETDAAGKVTGAALGAAKIGGDVDGAFLLIPDPMGATGSTITRVLAHYREHVAGTPRRVLALHLIVTPEYLRHVTANHPDVSVWAFRLDRGLSPADVLATVPGERWDNERGLTDQHYIVPGGGGLGEVMNNSYC; encoded by the coding sequence ATCCGCGACGCGCAATACGCCCGACTGCGCTATTTCCCGCCGCAAATCGACCACCGCTACGGCGACGCGGTCCACATCCTGGCCGATCCGCTGGCGCTCAACCTGCTCGCTCAGTTGTGCGCCAAGGGGACCGTGCAACCGCGGGTCAACCAGCTCGTCAAGAGGCTGTACACGACGCTGTTGCACCACGTCGTCGCGGCCGAGTTCCCCGTGGCCGACCTCGAAGTGCCCACGCGCATGATCGACGTCGTGCCCGAGGGGGTCTGGCGCGGCCCTGCGATCGACGCGGCCACGCGCGCGGTCGTCGTCGCGGTCGCCCGCGCCGGCATCATGCCGTCTCAGGTCGCGTACGACTACCTCAACGAGACGGTCGCTCCCGAAGGCGTGCGCCAGGATCACTTGTCGCTCGCCCGCGAGACCGACGCGGCGGGGAAAGTCACCGGCGCCGCGCTCGGCGCCGCCAAGATCGGCGGCGACGTCGACGGCGCGTTCTTGCTCATCCCCGATCCGATGGGCGCCACCGGCTCGACGATCACGCGCGTGCTCGCCCACTACCGCGAGCACGTCGCCGGCACTCCGCGGCGGGTGCTCGCGCTGCACCTGATCGTCACACCCGAGTACCTGCGCCACGTCACCGCCAACCACCCCGACGTGAGCGTGTGGGCGTTCCGGCTCGATCGAGGTCTATCGCCGGCCGACGTACTCGCCACCGTCCCTGGCGAGCGGTGGGACAACGAGCGCGGCCTTACCGACCAGCACTACATCGTGCCCGGCGGCGGTGGGCTCGGTGAAGTCATGAACAACTCCTACTGCTGA
- the hpt gene encoding hypoxanthine phosphoribosyltransferase — MFNRPDEPFHTLISEADLQRRVAELGEQITTDYRDVGHDLVLLGVLKGSFIFLADLCRHVHLPHTVDFIGLKSYGDETESSGVVQITQDLTRPIEGKHVLVVEDIVDTGLTIEYLMDNLRTRHPATIKLCSLLHKPDRAVHDVRIDYLGFTIPNKFVVGYGLDVAQRYRNLSFIGYQDT, encoded by the coding sequence ATGTTCAACCGCCCCGACGAGCCGTTTCACACCCTCATCTCGGAAGCCGATCTTCAACGTCGGGTGGCCGAACTCGGCGAACAGATCACCACCGACTACCGCGACGTCGGCCACGACTTGGTCCTGCTCGGCGTCCTCAAGGGGTCGTTCATCTTTCTCGCCGATCTGTGCCGCCACGTTCACCTGCCACACACCGTCGACTTCATCGGCCTCAAGAGCTACGGTGACGAGACGGAGTCGTCCGGCGTCGTCCAGATCACCCAAGATCTCACGCGTCCGATCGAGGGCAAGCACGTCCTCGTCGTCGAGGACATCGTCGACACCGGTCTGACCATCGAGTACTTGATGGACAACCTGCGCACGCGACACCCCGCGACCATCAAGCTGTGTTCACTCTTGCACAAGCCGGATCGGGCAGTCCACGACGTGCGCATCGACTACCTCGGCTTCACCATTCCGAACAAGTTCGTGGTCGGCTACGGGCTCGATGTGGCCCAGCGCTATCGCAACCTGTCGTTCATCGGCTATCAGGACACGTGA
- a CDS encoding sensor domain-containing diguanylate cyclase, producing the protein MWPSAIATCRSSAIRTREAMAGRPEQLPRILFEIGKTIGGSRDLPAMMSRISELATELVGADATSIMLLDSQGERLMAKAAHGLRVGRLDGVSFAVGEGVAGWVVQRGEPARIDDVSQDDRFVPRDAPSTPIASMICVPLLAGGRPIGVMTATSQRTGAFDQADLEMLAFVAQTIALDVENARLRKLTVTDPLTGCYNREYLHMQLPARLREAEDHGTPLSVAMIDVDHFKDVNDAYGHAVGDRVLTVVADRLRAAIRGRDVLVRYGGEEFVALLPDTDLAAARDIGERMRAKLEENPVHAEGQSIDVRVSVGVARARPGESAQDVVGRADAAMYAAKRAGRNRVEVAP; encoded by the coding sequence ATGTGGCCCAGCGCTATCGCAACCTGTCGTTCATCGGCTATCAGGACACGTGAGGCCATGGCAGGCCGCCCGGAGCAACTCCCCCGCATCCTGTTCGAAATCGGCAAGACCATCGGCGGCAGCCGCGACTTGCCCGCGATGATGTCGCGCATCTCCGAGCTAGCGACCGAGTTGGTGGGTGCCGACGCGACGTCGATCATGCTGCTGGACTCGCAAGGCGAGCGGTTGATGGCGAAGGCAGCCCACGGGTTGCGCGTCGGCCGGCTCGACGGCGTGTCGTTCGCGGTCGGCGAGGGAGTCGCCGGATGGGTCGTGCAACGCGGCGAACCCGCGCGGATCGACGACGTGTCGCAGGACGACCGGTTCGTCCCCCGCGACGCCCCGTCGACTCCGATCGCATCGATGATCTGCGTTCCCTTGCTGGCGGGAGGGCGCCCGATCGGCGTCATGACCGCGACCTCCCAGCGGACTGGCGCCTTCGACCAGGCCGACCTCGAGATGCTCGCATTCGTCGCCCAGACGATCGCGCTGGACGTCGAAAACGCACGGCTGCGAAAGCTGACCGTCACCGACCCGCTCACCGGCTGTTACAACCGCGAATATCTCCACATGCAATTGCCGGCTCGCCTGCGGGAAGCCGAGGACCACGGCACCCCTCTATCGGTCGCGATGATCGACGTCGATCACTTCAAAGACGTCAACGACGCATACGGTCACGCGGTGGGCGATCGCGTGCTCACGGTCGTCGCGGATCGCCTGCGCGCGGCGATCCGCGGGAGGGACGTGCTGGTCCGCTACGGTGGCGAGGAGTTCGTCGCGCTGCTCCCCGACACGGATCTGGCGGCGGCGCGCGACATCGGCGAACGCATGCGCGCCAAACTCGAGGAAAACCCGGTGCACGCGGAAGGGCAGTCGATCGACGTGCGCGTGTCGGTCGGCGTGGCGCGAGCGCGACCGGGTGAATCGGCGCAGGACGTCGTAGGCCGCGCGGATGCGGCGATGTATGCCGCGAAGCGCGCGGGCCGTAACCGCGTCGAGGTCGCGCCGTGA